The Macaca fascicularis isolate 582-1 chromosome 12, T2T-MFA8v1.1 genome has a segment encoding these proteins:
- the NR4A2 gene encoding nuclear receptor subfamily 4 group A member 2 isoform X2 has product MPCVQAQYGSSPQGASPASQSYSYHSSGEYSSDFLTPEFVKFSMDLTNTEITATTSLPSFSTFMDNYSTGYDVKPPCLYQMPLSGQQSSIKVEDIQMHNYQQHSHLPPQSEEMMPHSGSVYYKPSSPPTPTTPGFQVQHSPMWDDPGSLHNFHQNYVATTHMIEQRKTPVSRLSLFSFKQSPPGTPVSSCQMRFDGPLHVPMNPEPASSHHVVDGQTFAVPNPIRKPASMGFPGLQIGHASQLLDTQVPSPPSRGSPSNEGLCAVCGDNAACQHYGVRTCEGCKGFFKRTVQKNAKYVCLANKNCPVDKRRRNRCQYCRFQKCLAVGMVKEVVRTDSLKGRRGRLPSKPKSPQEPSPPSPPFQANPDYQMSGDDTQHIQQFYDLLTGSMEIIRGWAEKIPGFADLPKADQDLLFESAFLELFVLRLAYRSNPVEGKLIFCNGVVLHRLQCVRGFGEWIDSIVEFSSNLQNMNIDISAFSCIAALAMVTERHGLKEPKRVEELQNKIVNCLKDHVTFNNGGLNRPNYLSKLLGKLPELRTLCTQGLQRIFYLKLEDLVPPPAIIDKLFLDTLPF; this is encoded by the exons ATGCCTTGTGTTCAGGCGCAGTATGGGTCCTCGCCTCAAGGAGCCAGCCCCGCTTCTCAGAGCTACAGTTACCACTCTTCGGGAGAATACAGCTCCGATTTCTTAACTCCAGAGTTTGTCAAGTTTAGCATGGACCTCACCAACACTGAAATCACTGCCACCACTTCTCTCCCCAGCTTCAGTACCTTTATGGACAACTACAGCACAGGCTACGACGTCAAGCCACCTTGCTTGTACCAAATGCCCCTGTCCGGACAGCAGTCCTCCATTAAGGTAGAAGACATTCAGATGCACAACTACCAGCAACACAGCCACCTGCCCCCCCAGTCTGAGGAGATGATGCCGCACTCCGGTTCGGTTTACTACAAGCCCTCCTCGCCCCCGACGCCCACCACCCCGGGCTTCCAGGTGCAGCACAGCCCCATGTGGGACGACCCGGGGTCTCTCCACAACTTCCACCAGAACTACGTGGCCACTACGCACATGATCGAGCAGAGGAAAACTCCAGTTTCCcgcctctccctcttctcctttaAGCAATCGCCCCCTGGCACCCCGGTGTCTAGTTGCCAGATGCGCTTCGACGGGCCCCTGCACGTCCCCATGAACCCGGAGCCCGCCAGCAGCCACCACGTGGTGGATGGGCAGACCTTTGCTGTACCCAACCCCATTCGCAAGCCCGCGTCCATGGGCTTCCCGGGCCTGCAGATCGGCCACGCGTCGCAGCTGCTCGACACGCAGGTGCCCTCGCCGCCGTCGCGGGGCTCCCCCTCCAACGAGGGGCTGTGCGCTGTGTGTGGGGACAACGCGGCCTGCCAACACTACGGCGTGCGCACCTGTGAGGGCTGCAAAGGCTTCTTTAAG CGCACAgtgcaaaaaaatgcaaaatatgtgtgtttagcaaataaaaactGCCCAGTGGACAAGCGTCGCCGGAATCGCTGTCAGTACTGCCGATTTCAGAAGTGCCTGGCTGTTGGGATGGTCAAAGAAG TGGTTCGCACAGACAGTTTAAAAGGCCGGAGAGGTCGTTTGCCCTCGAAACCGAAGAGCCCACAGGAGCCCTCTCCCCCTTCGCCCCCG TTCCAGGCGAACCCTGACTATCAGATGAGTGGAGATGACACCCAGCATATCCAGCAATTCTATGATCTCCTGACTGGCTCCATGGAGATCATCCGGGGCTGGGCGGAGAAGATCCCTGGCTTCGCAGACCTGCCCAAAGCCGACCAGGACCTGCTTTTTGAATCAGCTTTCTTAGAACTGTTTGTCCTTCGATTAGCATACAG GTCCAACCCAGTGGAGGGTAAACTCATCTTTTGCAATGGGGTGGTCTTGCACAGGTTGCAATGCGTTCGTGGCTTTGGGGAATGGATTGATTCCATTGTTGAATTCTCCTCCAACTTGCAGAATATGAACATCGACATTTCTGCCTTCTCCTGCATTGCTGCCCTGGCTATGGTCACAG agaGACACGGGCTCAAGGAACCCAAGAGAGTGGAAGAACTGCAAAACAAGATTGTAAATTGTCTCAAAGACCATGTGACTTTCAACAATGGGGGGTTGAACCGCCCCAATTATTTGTCCAAACTGTTGGGGAAGCTCCCAGAACTTCGTACCCTTTGCACACAGGGGCTACAGCGCATTTTCTACCTGAAATTGGAAGACTTGGTGCCACCGCCAGCAATAATTGACAAACTTTTCCTGGACACTTTACCTTTCTAA
- the NR4A2 gene encoding nuclear receptor subfamily 4 group A member 2 isoform X1, with product MPCVQAQYGSSPQGASPASQSYSYHSSGEYSSDFLTPEFVKFSMDLTNTEITATTSLPSFSTFMDNYSTGYDVKPPCLYQMPLSGQQSSIKVEDIQMHNYQQHSHLPPQSEEMMPHSGSVYYKPSSPPTPTTPGFQVQHSPMWDDPGSLHNFHQNYVATTHMIEQRKTPVSRLSLFSFKQSPPGTPVSSCQMRFDGPLHVPMNPEPASSHHVVDGQTFAVPNPIRKPASMGFPGLQIGHASQLLDTQVPSPPSRGSPSNEGLCAVCGDNAACQHYGVRTCEGCKGFFKRTVQKNAKYVCLANKNCPVDKRRRNRCQYCRFQKCLAVGMVKEVVRTDSLKGRRGRLPSKPKSPQEPSPPSPPVSLISALVRAHVDSNPAMTSLDYSRFQANPDYQMSGDDTQHIQQFYDLLTGSMEIIRGWAEKIPGFADLPKADQDLLFESAFLELFVLRLAYRSNPVEGKLIFCNGVVLHRLQCVRGFGEWIDSIVEFSSNLQNMNIDISAFSCIAALAMVTERHGLKEPKRVEELQNKIVNCLKDHVTFNNGGLNRPNYLSKLLGKLPELRTLCTQGLQRIFYLKLEDLVPPPAIIDKLFLDTLPF from the exons ATGCCTTGTGTTCAGGCGCAGTATGGGTCCTCGCCTCAAGGAGCCAGCCCCGCTTCTCAGAGCTACAGTTACCACTCTTCGGGAGAATACAGCTCCGATTTCTTAACTCCAGAGTTTGTCAAGTTTAGCATGGACCTCACCAACACTGAAATCACTGCCACCACTTCTCTCCCCAGCTTCAGTACCTTTATGGACAACTACAGCACAGGCTACGACGTCAAGCCACCTTGCTTGTACCAAATGCCCCTGTCCGGACAGCAGTCCTCCATTAAGGTAGAAGACATTCAGATGCACAACTACCAGCAACACAGCCACCTGCCCCCCCAGTCTGAGGAGATGATGCCGCACTCCGGTTCGGTTTACTACAAGCCCTCCTCGCCCCCGACGCCCACCACCCCGGGCTTCCAGGTGCAGCACAGCCCCATGTGGGACGACCCGGGGTCTCTCCACAACTTCCACCAGAACTACGTGGCCACTACGCACATGATCGAGCAGAGGAAAACTCCAGTTTCCcgcctctccctcttctcctttaAGCAATCGCCCCCTGGCACCCCGGTGTCTAGTTGCCAGATGCGCTTCGACGGGCCCCTGCACGTCCCCATGAACCCGGAGCCCGCCAGCAGCCACCACGTGGTGGATGGGCAGACCTTTGCTGTACCCAACCCCATTCGCAAGCCCGCGTCCATGGGCTTCCCGGGCCTGCAGATCGGCCACGCGTCGCAGCTGCTCGACACGCAGGTGCCCTCGCCGCCGTCGCGGGGCTCCCCCTCCAACGAGGGGCTGTGCGCTGTGTGTGGGGACAACGCGGCCTGCCAACACTACGGCGTGCGCACCTGTGAGGGCTGCAAAGGCTTCTTTAAG CGCACAgtgcaaaaaaatgcaaaatatgtgtgtttagcaaataaaaactGCCCAGTGGACAAGCGTCGCCGGAATCGCTGTCAGTACTGCCGATTTCAGAAGTGCCTGGCTGTTGGGATGGTCAAAGAAG TGGTTCGCACAGACAGTTTAAAAGGCCGGAGAGGTCGTTTGCCCTCGAAACCGAAGAGCCCACAGGAGCCCTCTCCCCCTTCGCCCCCGGTGAGTCTGATCAGTGCCCTCGTCAGGGCCCATGTCGACTCCAACCCGGCTATGACCAGCCTGGACTATTCCAGG TTCCAGGCGAACCCTGACTATCAGATGAGTGGAGATGACACCCAGCATATCCAGCAATTCTATGATCTCCTGACTGGCTCCATGGAGATCATCCGGGGCTGGGCGGAGAAGATCCCTGGCTTCGCAGACCTGCCCAAAGCCGACCAGGACCTGCTTTTTGAATCAGCTTTCTTAGAACTGTTTGTCCTTCGATTAGCATACAG GTCCAACCCAGTGGAGGGTAAACTCATCTTTTGCAATGGGGTGGTCTTGCACAGGTTGCAATGCGTTCGTGGCTTTGGGGAATGGATTGATTCCATTGTTGAATTCTCCTCCAACTTGCAGAATATGAACATCGACATTTCTGCCTTCTCCTGCATTGCTGCCCTGGCTATGGTCACAG agaGACACGGGCTCAAGGAACCCAAGAGAGTGGAAGAACTGCAAAACAAGATTGTAAATTGTCTCAAAGACCATGTGACTTTCAACAATGGGGGGTTGAACCGCCCCAATTATTTGTCCAAACTGTTGGGGAAGCTCCCAGAACTTCGTACCCTTTGCACACAGGGGCTACAGCGCATTTTCTACCTGAAATTGGAAGACTTGGTGCCACCGCCAGCAATAATTGACAAACTTTTCCTGGACACTTTACCTTTCTAA
- the NR4A2 gene encoding nuclear receptor subfamily 4 group A member 2 isoform X4, whose product MDNYSTGYDVKPPCLYQMPLSGQQSSIKVEDIQMHNYQQHSHLPPQSEEMMPHSGSVYYKPSSPPTPTTPGFQVQHSPMWDDPGSLHNFHQNYVATTHMIEQRKTPVSRLSLFSFKQSPPGTPVSSCQMRFDGPLHVPMNPEPASSHHVVDGQTFAVPNPIRKPASMGFPGLQIGHASQLLDTQVPSPPSRGSPSNEGLCAVCGDNAACQHYGVRTCEGCKGFFKRTVQKNAKYVCLANKNCPVDKRRRNRCQYCRFQKCLAVGMVKEVVRTDSLKGRRGRLPSKPKSPQEPSPPSPPFQANPDYQMSGDDTQHIQQFYDLLTGSMEIIRGWAEKIPGFADLPKADQDLLFESAFLELFVLRLAYRSNPVEGKLIFCNGVVLHRLQCVRGFGEWIDSIVEFSSNLQNMNIDISAFSCIAALAMVTERHGLKEPKRVEELQNKIVNCLKDHVTFNNGGLNRPNYLSKLLGKLPELRTLCTQGLQRIFYLKLEDLVPPPAIIDKLFLDTLPF is encoded by the exons ATGGACAACTACAGCACAGGCTACGACGTCAAGCCACCTTGCTTGTACCAAATGCCCCTGTCCGGACAGCAGTCCTCCATTAAGGTAGAAGACATTCAGATGCACAACTACCAGCAACACAGCCACCTGCCCCCCCAGTCTGAGGAGATGATGCCGCACTCCGGTTCGGTTTACTACAAGCCCTCCTCGCCCCCGACGCCCACCACCCCGGGCTTCCAGGTGCAGCACAGCCCCATGTGGGACGACCCGGGGTCTCTCCACAACTTCCACCAGAACTACGTGGCCACTACGCACATGATCGAGCAGAGGAAAACTCCAGTTTCCcgcctctccctcttctcctttaAGCAATCGCCCCCTGGCACCCCGGTGTCTAGTTGCCAGATGCGCTTCGACGGGCCCCTGCACGTCCCCATGAACCCGGAGCCCGCCAGCAGCCACCACGTGGTGGATGGGCAGACCTTTGCTGTACCCAACCCCATTCGCAAGCCCGCGTCCATGGGCTTCCCGGGCCTGCAGATCGGCCACGCGTCGCAGCTGCTCGACACGCAGGTGCCCTCGCCGCCGTCGCGGGGCTCCCCCTCCAACGAGGGGCTGTGCGCTGTGTGTGGGGACAACGCGGCCTGCCAACACTACGGCGTGCGCACCTGTGAGGGCTGCAAAGGCTTCTTTAAG CGCACAgtgcaaaaaaatgcaaaatatgtgtgtttagcaaataaaaactGCCCAGTGGACAAGCGTCGCCGGAATCGCTGTCAGTACTGCCGATTTCAGAAGTGCCTGGCTGTTGGGATGGTCAAAGAAG TGGTTCGCACAGACAGTTTAAAAGGCCGGAGAGGTCGTTTGCCCTCGAAACCGAAGAGCCCACAGGAGCCCTCTCCCCCTTCGCCCCCG TTCCAGGCGAACCCTGACTATCAGATGAGTGGAGATGACACCCAGCATATCCAGCAATTCTATGATCTCCTGACTGGCTCCATGGAGATCATCCGGGGCTGGGCGGAGAAGATCCCTGGCTTCGCAGACCTGCCCAAAGCCGACCAGGACCTGCTTTTTGAATCAGCTTTCTTAGAACTGTTTGTCCTTCGATTAGCATACAG GTCCAACCCAGTGGAGGGTAAACTCATCTTTTGCAATGGGGTGGTCTTGCACAGGTTGCAATGCGTTCGTGGCTTTGGGGAATGGATTGATTCCATTGTTGAATTCTCCTCCAACTTGCAGAATATGAACATCGACATTTCTGCCTTCTCCTGCATTGCTGCCCTGGCTATGGTCACAG agaGACACGGGCTCAAGGAACCCAAGAGAGTGGAAGAACTGCAAAACAAGATTGTAAATTGTCTCAAAGACCATGTGACTTTCAACAATGGGGGGTTGAACCGCCCCAATTATTTGTCCAAACTGTTGGGGAAGCTCCCAGAACTTCGTACCCTTTGCACACAGGGGCTACAGCGCATTTTCTACCTGAAATTGGAAGACTTGGTGCCACCGCCAGCAATAATTGACAAACTTTTCCTGGACACTTTACCTTTCTAA
- the NR4A2 gene encoding nuclear receptor subfamily 4 group A member 2 isoform X3 gives MDNYSTGYDVKPPCLYQMPLSGQQSSIKVEDIQMHNYQQHSHLPPQSEEMMPHSGSVYYKPSSPPTPTTPGFQVQHSPMWDDPGSLHNFHQNYVATTHMIEQRKTPVSRLSLFSFKQSPPGTPVSSCQMRFDGPLHVPMNPEPASSHHVVDGQTFAVPNPIRKPASMGFPGLQIGHASQLLDTQVPSPPSRGSPSNEGLCAVCGDNAACQHYGVRTCEGCKGFFKRTVQKNAKYVCLANKNCPVDKRRRNRCQYCRFQKCLAVGMVKEVVRTDSLKGRRGRLPSKPKSPQEPSPPSPPVSLISALVRAHVDSNPAMTSLDYSRFQANPDYQMSGDDTQHIQQFYDLLTGSMEIIRGWAEKIPGFADLPKADQDLLFESAFLELFVLRLAYRSNPVEGKLIFCNGVVLHRLQCVRGFGEWIDSIVEFSSNLQNMNIDISAFSCIAALAMVTERHGLKEPKRVEELQNKIVNCLKDHVTFNNGGLNRPNYLSKLLGKLPELRTLCTQGLQRIFYLKLEDLVPPPAIIDKLFLDTLPF, from the exons ATGGACAACTACAGCACAGGCTACGACGTCAAGCCACCTTGCTTGTACCAAATGCCCCTGTCCGGACAGCAGTCCTCCATTAAGGTAGAAGACATTCAGATGCACAACTACCAGCAACACAGCCACCTGCCCCCCCAGTCTGAGGAGATGATGCCGCACTCCGGTTCGGTTTACTACAAGCCCTCCTCGCCCCCGACGCCCACCACCCCGGGCTTCCAGGTGCAGCACAGCCCCATGTGGGACGACCCGGGGTCTCTCCACAACTTCCACCAGAACTACGTGGCCACTACGCACATGATCGAGCAGAGGAAAACTCCAGTTTCCcgcctctccctcttctcctttaAGCAATCGCCCCCTGGCACCCCGGTGTCTAGTTGCCAGATGCGCTTCGACGGGCCCCTGCACGTCCCCATGAACCCGGAGCCCGCCAGCAGCCACCACGTGGTGGATGGGCAGACCTTTGCTGTACCCAACCCCATTCGCAAGCCCGCGTCCATGGGCTTCCCGGGCCTGCAGATCGGCCACGCGTCGCAGCTGCTCGACACGCAGGTGCCCTCGCCGCCGTCGCGGGGCTCCCCCTCCAACGAGGGGCTGTGCGCTGTGTGTGGGGACAACGCGGCCTGCCAACACTACGGCGTGCGCACCTGTGAGGGCTGCAAAGGCTTCTTTAAG CGCACAgtgcaaaaaaatgcaaaatatgtgtgtttagcaaataaaaactGCCCAGTGGACAAGCGTCGCCGGAATCGCTGTCAGTACTGCCGATTTCAGAAGTGCCTGGCTGTTGGGATGGTCAAAGAAG TGGTTCGCACAGACAGTTTAAAAGGCCGGAGAGGTCGTTTGCCCTCGAAACCGAAGAGCCCACAGGAGCCCTCTCCCCCTTCGCCCCCGGTGAGTCTGATCAGTGCCCTCGTCAGGGCCCATGTCGACTCCAACCCGGCTATGACCAGCCTGGACTATTCCAGG TTCCAGGCGAACCCTGACTATCAGATGAGTGGAGATGACACCCAGCATATCCAGCAATTCTATGATCTCCTGACTGGCTCCATGGAGATCATCCGGGGCTGGGCGGAGAAGATCCCTGGCTTCGCAGACCTGCCCAAAGCCGACCAGGACCTGCTTTTTGAATCAGCTTTCTTAGAACTGTTTGTCCTTCGATTAGCATACAG GTCCAACCCAGTGGAGGGTAAACTCATCTTTTGCAATGGGGTGGTCTTGCACAGGTTGCAATGCGTTCGTGGCTTTGGGGAATGGATTGATTCCATTGTTGAATTCTCCTCCAACTTGCAGAATATGAACATCGACATTTCTGCCTTCTCCTGCATTGCTGCCCTGGCTATGGTCACAG agaGACACGGGCTCAAGGAACCCAAGAGAGTGGAAGAACTGCAAAACAAGATTGTAAATTGTCTCAAAGACCATGTGACTTTCAACAATGGGGGGTTGAACCGCCCCAATTATTTGTCCAAACTGTTGGGGAAGCTCCCAGAACTTCGTACCCTTTGCACACAGGGGCTACAGCGCATTTTCTACCTGAAATTGGAAGACTTGGTGCCACCGCCAGCAATAATTGACAAACTTTTCCTGGACACTTTACCTTTCTAA